In the Lepus europaeus isolate LE1 chromosome 10, mLepTim1.pri, whole genome shotgun sequence genome, tgctgcttccccatgccataagcagagagatggatcagaagaggagcatccagggcatgaactgatgcccatagggacgccggcactgcatgcagaggctttgcctactatgccacgCTGTTGACCCTTGAACATTGCTTTCACTtctctaatttcctcttcattttttggtctgactgtgatatttctaaagatttctCTTATGGCTCAGGTATTCTGCCTCACCAACTTTGTTGTTAAAGACTTTCcattgtggctggcgctgtggcttaacaggctaatcctctgccttgcggcgccagcacaccgggttctagtcccggttggggcgccggattctatcccggttgcctctcttccaggccagctctctgctatggcccgggagtgcagtggaggatggcccaagtccttgggccctgcacccgcatgggagaccaggagaaacaccttgctcctggcttcggatcagcgtgatgtgcaggccacagcggccattggagggtgaaccaacggcaaaaaggaagacctttcttctctctgtctctctctctctcactatccactctgcctgtcaaaaaacaaacaaacaaaaaacaaagactttccattgcatttttatttgacatagtgAATTCTTAATGTCTAATATATCAATTGGATATctttcaaaatctcaatctcatgggaaaacttttcatccatgtcatgtatgaatttctttaatgcttgagtttgcttctcattgcttctgaataaTTCTATGAtccttcttttgaattccttttctagCATTTCATCTATCTCTTCTTCTCGACATGCTGATATTCAAGTgttttttgtgttcctttgggggaagtCACGTTGTctcccttattcttgtttcttgaattgctgcatttattctTAGActtttgtggagatacttgttggtttctcctCTATCTCTGAACTATGCTTTTGCGGCTTAGTGGACTTCTGCTCTTTCAGGGAATTCTCAGAGGCaagtgctgggtggggccagggagctgggtgtggtcagtgctccagggtggtgtGAGTATCCAGGGTTACATGTTGGGACCAGGTAGGGCAAGTATCTatgttgggtgtggtaaatcttctctgtTGTCTGCAGGGGATAGGGTATGCTCATGTCTTTTGGCGTAATCAGAACCTCACCCCTGTCTTTCAATGTGATCAGTGAGTGGGGTTAACTCACAGTGGGCACAACCCCCTCCACACAGCCCATGAACCACACACaggatctgtgctgtcctcagtgtgaacaTGGAACCTTCTGCAGTGACCCAcaccaggcagtcagggagctctaaGCCTCTGCCACCAGACACAGTGGTtgcccagaaacccagctacACCTGGGCCCTATTGTacagtcacaggattcccacagtcacagggtgcacaGGATCTGTCCCGTCCTTGGAGAAAGCAGACATGTTTCCAGAGCCGGCTGCCTGTGGGTGCCCCACGTTGGCAGTTTGAGcaccagagcctgtgatatgttgagaggctgggggcacctctcAGTCCTACATGGGTACCAAGCACCCTTTCAACCCTCCCAGTCATACTCACAGTCAATGGGGAACGTGGCTTTTCCCCTATGGTAATGGTCCCTGGCCACATGCTTGCACAATAGCTGCTGCAGCCTCTGCTGATGTCAAATTGTCAAAACCTTCTCCCCACCAGTTTCTGGGCACCCTTTTGGGGCATTGAGAGAAGGACACGTGCTTTTCTTCCATTGGATTAGGTGGGTACCCGTGCCTGCTGGTAGGtttccaggctggactcaaagttaGTGTGGTCTGCTCTACAATTTCTTACGCTTTAATAGCAGAAAAACTAAGTGAGAAatgaaggaatattttattttctgaaagtcaATTATCATATTTCTTAATAATGGAAATAATTCTGATTGagattaaagaaagagaaagtttatTTTAGCTAACTAGTTTGAAAATCATGATTTCAAGAAttgctcagggccggcgccgtggctcaataggctaatcctctgtctgtgatgccggcaccctgggtttagtcctggtctgggtgcaggattctgttctggttgcccctcttccagtccagctctctgctgtggcccggaagtgcagtggaggatggcccaagtgcttgggccctgcacccgcatgggagaccaggagaagcacctggctcctggctttggatcagtgtggtgcgctggccgcagtggccattggagggtgaaccaacggcaaaggaagacctttctctctgtctttctctctctcactgtccactctgcccatcaaaaaaaaaaaaaaaaaaaaaaagaaaaaaaaagaattgatcagAAAGTTGTTAGCCTTTGGCTGAACTAAATAGGATtccagaaataaaatgttaaggactttatctttctttttttaaacttttatttaataaatataaatttccaaagtagaacttttggattatagaggctttttccctcctacccgcaactactccatctcccactccctctcccatcccatttgttatcaagattcattttcaattatctttatacacagaagagcaacttagtatatactaagtaaagatttcatcagtttgcacccacgcagaaacacaaatataaagtactgtttgagtactagttataccggtaattcacatagtacaacacattaaggacagagatcctacatgggaagtaagtgcacagtgactcctgttgttgatttaacaattgacactcttgtttataatgtcagtaatcacctgaggctcttgtcatgagctgccaaggctatggaagcctcctgagttcaccaactccaaccttatttagacaaggccctagtcaaagtggaagttctctcctccctttagagaaaggtacctccttctctgatggcctgaggaacttatctttcattttcatttaattgccCAAGTTCGGAGTGCTCTTACTTGTATAagataaatgcaatttttttgaTCGTGTTATCTAAAGCTTGTTTTACCTGCTTGTTCCTCAAGGTGTAAATAAATGGGTTTAACAAAGGAGCAACGGATGTGGTGAGCACAGATACCCCTTTATTTATGGCCACTTCTTCTTTGGCTGAAGGTTTGATGTAGATGAAAATGCAGCTGCCATAGGTGATGGAAACCACAATCATGTGAGAAGAGCAGGTGGAGAAAGCTTTTCTTCTTTGCTGAGCAGAAGGGAATCTGAGAattgtttttataataaatatgtagGAAAGCATCACGCCTATTAGTGTGATGATGAAAGTCAACACAGCACAAAAAATAACAGTCTGCTCTATAAACCACGTGTCTGAGCATGCTATCTTAAAAAGAGGAGATGCATCACAACCAAAATGATCAATGGTATTGGAGTCACAGAATTCCAGCTGGAGGCCCATACCAAGTGGAGTGATAATGATCACTAACCCAGAAATCCAGCAGCAGAGGACAAGGATGAGGCAGACCCTGGTGTTCATGATGGTCGTATAGTGCAGGGGCTTGCAGATGGCCACGTAGCGGTCATAGGACATGGCGGCCAGCAGGAAAAACTCCGTGGCCCCAAAGAgtccaataaaaaatatttgactGGCGCAAGCATTGTAAGTAATAGTTTTGTCCCTAGTTGATATACTGTACAGGAATCTGGGAACACAGActgttgtgaatgagatttctaAAAAGGAGAAGTTTcgcagaaaaaaatacataggtGATTTAAGATGGGAATCTGTCAGAGTGAGAACGATAATGGTCGTGTTTCCAGTTATGCTCAGAACGTACAtcagaaacaaaaagataaaaagcagAACTTGCAGCTCTGGGTCATCTGTGAGTCCCAGCAAAATGAATGTTGTTACTGTTGTGTGATTTCTCATAGCTACCATTAATGTTCTGGGCAAGCTGCATGTAAAAAGTTAAAGCCAGAGTATCTGAAAAAGAattatggaaattaaaaattttaaaagtgaatgaaACACATGAGCTTTAATGAGAACGAACTGGAAACCAAAGAgtgaaacaaaatcaaataagccaaaaaaaggaacaataaagaccaaaaatcaataaaattaaacccAAGAAGACAATAGAATCAGCAACacaaaaaaactttgttttcaatatatttatttattttcatttgagaggcagagagatggggggggggaggagggagggagaaaaggagagaggagagagagagagaaagagagagagaaaggggagagagagatcccatcagctggtttgctCCCGAATatccacaatggtcagggctggggttggccaaagccaggagctgggaactcaatctgggcacAATATGGCAAGAACCGAATTGGTTGAGTCACCAACTGATACCTCTTAGGTTCACATTAGCAACAAGGTACGATTGGGAGCAGGCCCTGGCACTCAcacctaggcactctgacatggaacacGGGTGTCTTAACAGGTGGGTTATGATCCccaaatttaatttttgtaagaGATGAGTGACACTGATAAGCTTCTTAACAGACTGataaacaaagtaaaacaaaacactagAAGAAAGATAACACATATATTAGTAAGATCAAGAATTAAAGAAAGGATATGGTTGACGATACTAAAAGAATAGTAATGAAATACATAtgtttgaaaatttaaatgaaaagaactGACTTTTCCAAAACCACAACTATCAAAGCACAACTAAGATAAATTAGGCATCCTGAATAATCCTACAACTATTATAAAATGGATTTGTAGTTAAAACCATTCTAAAGCAGATGTTTAGTGCAAGGTAGTTAACATGAAGTATCATCAATTCTACGCATTCTTTTAGAAAACTGAAGAGCAGGGGATAGTTCCTACCTTCTTTTATGAAACTAAcattatgctgaaattcaaataTGAAACTACAAGTATAACAACTATAAGCCACTAACTTCTCAACTGATATTAATGATTGAAATTCAACATTATTTAGAAAGCATAATATACTGTCGCCAGGTGCAATTCATCCCTAGAATGCAAAAGAGTTTTAAATAGTCAATATAAGTACCCTATGAAAAGGATGAGGGGGGAAATGTCATCATATTATATCAAATGATGCCCAGGAAGTATCTACTAAAAACTAACAACCAAACTGATTCTTCTCATGTTATACATTAGTGAGGAAACCCTCAACACTCTtccttaaaattacaaaataggtAAAAATAACTACTGCACGACTATTATCCAACAATCCATAGGAATTCCTAGTAAATACAGTAAGgctagaaaaaaaatatgaacacaAAGGAAATAGACAAAGAACTTTTCTTCCTTAGTATATAGCATAGTTGTATACCAAAAGGAGTCTatgaaatgaacaaaaatcagGAATGAATAAATTTAGCAAAGGAAATGTTAGAAGGGCAATATGTGTAAAATTTGTGATATGTGTCCTATCTCTGAGAGTTTAGAACTTGAAGCTTTTGAAGTGCTGTTTACAACATCAATTTAAACATTAAGTACCTGGGAATTAGTTGTAAAAAACTGGGCAAAAGACCAGAAAatggaaattacaaaaaataagaaaagtttaaTTACTGATGATATAAACTTGAATTTAGAGGATAAACATTGCAAGTAACTCATTGTAACGGAATTGTGTATACTGAAACAGAGCGACATAAGCAAACATAGATAAAACAAGAAGTCTTTAatgaatagagctgcaataatAAGACATATGTATGGAAAAAAGTGAACGTAACACAGAAAAAATGTGTAGGGATGAAATGGACATCATGTGgtatcatttttgttttagcctttgtttatactcctgggaactgtggtcttcctacttttcacttgttgaatattgCATGTGGTGAATTAAAACAGTGATTATGGAGGGGATTGAAATTAAAtccttgcaaaaattaaagaaaaaagtgaaggGAAGGAAGTAGGGAccttgagggaaggagagagttaggcagggaagtatggttatcataTTATAGAACTGTACccacgaaatacatgaaatctgttctttttatgttaataaatattaaaaaaacacaataaaaacaaaaggaagtaaATCTTAGACATAATTTAAAATCCTCTGCTCACATGGTATTGTTAAAAATACGAAATAAAAACTATATACTGCGTGGTGtttataaaacatttgaaaaagtttCAGATAGGAAGAATAGAACGTATTCTCATCAATACACTGATAACACATACACAGCTTACAAATGATAATACAaacagctggtgctgtgttgtaAAGGGCTGGGCCTttgcctgcagcgttggcattccacatgggtgccggtttgtgtttggctgctcctcttctgatccagctccctgcttgtaacttggcaaagcagtggaagtgcttgggACCATGTGCTTGGgaccatgcacctgcatgggagaccaggaagaaactcttggcttctggcttcagataggcttagTTCTAGCCATTGgaaagtaaagcagtggatgaaagacctcactctctgtctctccccctctctctgtaactctacctgtcaagtaaataaattttttttaaagatttatttatttacttaagagtcagagttacacagagagagaaagagaggcagaggcagagagagatagagagagagagagagagacagagagagagagagagagagaggtcttccatctgctgctgcttcacttcccaaatggtaccaactgccagaactgggccaggagccaggagcttcttctgggtctcccacattggtccaggggccaaaggacttggtccatcttctactgctttcccaggccaaagcagagactggaagtggagcagccaggactcaaaacagagcccatatgggatgctggcactgcaggcagcagctttaccaactatgccatagtgcagccccaataaaatctttaaaaattaaaaattaaaaaaagaggaacagcTTGTTAAAATATGGTCAAAAACCTGAACTGATATTTCACAAAAGAAGAATAATGAATACTGAACATCATTGGTCATCAAGCAAATAAGATCTAAAGACTGGAATACTACTAAACATTTATAAGAATATcaacatttaaaagaataaacataTAAACAATTATAAGAATATCAAGAGGCAGAACAATATCAAGTACAGGAAAAATATGAGTTTAAGAGAATTCTTGAGTTTCACGTGGAAAATCACTTTGAAAAACCATTTTccaatttattataaaattagaaCTATAACTGCTATGTGGCTAGAAAATATATTCCTTAAAATTTtcccaaaagaaacaaaaacatatgtactgagaaaatcttcttaatcaaaactttaaaaatttgaatgCAGCAAAACTAAATAATAAGGGGTCAATAAATGAACAATTTTCTTATACCTATTGATGGGATACTACACagtataaaagaataaaaaattgatATATATGATGACAAGGACAAATCTCAATTTTAGTGCGCCAAGTTAAAATATGCACACTATGAAGAACATGCTTTATGTTTCATTTATGAGAGATGAGTGTTCTTCCCAGAGATTAATTGGGGAAGAGGATAAGCAAATGTTTTCAAGTGATAGAAATGTATGTATCTTGATTTTGGTAATGGTTATAAAATCACATGCATAGATTTGTCAAAATTTGCTGAAAAACCACccagtaaataaatgaatttcacaTCATGTAAGTTAattgtatcagacaaaataagttATGAATCGAGAGATGATATTTGCTATAACTGCCAAGGACTTAGAATCAGCACTTATAGATAACTACCATAAACCAATAAGAACACAAATCTATTCttacatataatgaaaaaattctttcccaaatggctataccTACAATATGCAAAAATGTGATCTTTTCAGtactaataaaaaagaaactgaatttatAGTTACTGCATAATCACTAGAGTAATAGATATTAAGGATGATAACAAGTGTTTCTGTGAATATGGGCTAAGTAGAATACTAATATCTTGAAGGTATGTGCATACATTTCTACAAATAATGTGAAAactttctgaatatatttttaagctGAATGTCCCGATATCTATGAGCTTTTAATACGAGGCTTTTACCCAATAGAAATACGTACATATGTACACAAAATATActtacatacatttatatatatatatgcttcacAAAGTTTGTAACAGTATTATTCTCAATAATCCAAACTTGAAACACAAAAATGCTCATCAGTGACAAAATCAAGGTTAAAGTTATTACATATTCATAAATTTGAGCTATATTACAAGGAAGATAAACAGCATACTTATATATGCAACACTATGGAATGTTTTCACAAATTTGACTGAAAGAAACTAAACACTACATAATACCAATATCATCATAGTCACACAAAGTTCAAATCTAAGCAAAAATTATATATAGAGTTAGATAATATTTATAGTTTGGGAAAGTATGAGGGTAGGGACTCGGTTTACGTGTATATGAAGCCACTCCAAAacgtttgtggaaatggaattaaaagatatgattATCTTGATTCAAAACATTTTGGAACCAATGTATACaagagctcttcaaaaagttcatggaaaaatacatattatgacaAAACTATGAGGACAGTGTGGTGGCACCGTTTTGAAGCTCAACTGTTTgatttctggtccagttccctgctaatgcacctgggcaaagcagtggaagacagcacaaatacttgggccacctacgTGAgcgacctgggtggagttccaggctcttggctttggtgagacccaacctcagccattgtagtcatttgggtaatgaaccagtggatggaagacctctccttctcactctgtaaaataaatcttaaaaacaaactgcatggacttcaaaatttccccaccaaaataaactcaccttttatctccatgaacttttcctGTACCCTTATTTAGGCTTAGGCAACGCTGTTACTGATCTGTTTTCTATTCAGAGGTGGCTGTTCACTTTTCCTATAATGTCGCTCTATCATAAAGTGTAATAGTTGAAAAAGACAAACTTCATATTAATCATTTCATCTAACCCTTTATTATTATATAGTCATTCCTTTTTCTACCCCTTTTACTAATATTTAATGTACAACTGTAGAAAAATATAAGGGAATGCTTGGCATGAGTTGTATTGATTAGGTGTAGCTAAGGTTAACATACATCAATCAACTGTATTTCAAAGACTGTGTTATTTAAACAAAGCTTTCAAATCATAAATTTATCCAGTTAACTATATACTTGCTTTGAAGTTATACATGGGGGTAttgcaaaaagtttatggaaatgtgaAATTAGATGATAGTGTGATAGAACAAATTTTGAAACCCAAGCATAAggtctttcataatatgcattttctattatcagtctttaacatttatttattttagaggcaggagagagaaaaaaaccctAGACTTCTCCCAGACCTTCTTCTAGTTGATTGTCTGTATCTGTATAATTGATAATCTCTTTAGATTCTACAGTTTAATACCCTTAGTACGTTATACATATGTTTATCTTCTCCATTTCATGTTTTTACTCTGCTTCACATTATTTTGATTTAACActcaaaatgaaaattcatgTTCTAACTGTATGTGACATCTCCTGTTCTAAgtctttttaatccattttccttACTGTATCTAGAATTAAGTATTTTCCATTTTACACTCTTAAACAATACCGTGACATTTCTCTTATCAAGTAACCTAAAAAATGTTTACCTTTTTAGGTAATTGTTTTCTGTGTTCATGTTACTGAACTGTCTTATTACTGTAATAGTTTCAATTTATTATTCTTGCATATTCTAAGGGCCCATTTAGATCAGTTGAAAGGAAATTATTTAATCAATCAAATACTAATCAAGTATtcaattgagttttattttatatattcaaaaggcagagagactgagagagagagagaatcttcaatttcaatccacaggttcactctccaaatggctgcaatagttaggtctaggccagactgaagccagaagcctagaactccaccctggtctcccccatgggtgacagggcccaggtactttaaaatttttttttttttaaaatacactacTAAAGGTTTTTCACTCTGATGCCtgttgatgctggcattgcaaatggtgacTGAACACGGGTGCCTAATTAGTCAGTTATTAATGCTTGATCACCTAGTCTTGCTCTTCTTAGAAAGCTTGGTATTGCTTTAATTAAGAAATGTATATTGGATaataaaacacaaagtgaaaatctCTAAAATTATTGCTGTAGCATTATGGGTAGCATAAAATTGATTATTACTAATTTGGGGCCATAATATTATTTAAGTTTAAAATCAAACTACTCACTCTGCAACAAATGTTGTTTTTTTAGTATTGGCAAGATTATAGATTTTCATCTAAAGTGAACCAAAAATGTTTTGATGCATGATGTATTGTAAAATTTCTTCTGGAATACTCAGTTGCTGGAATTAGTTAGGCATCCATGATAGTAATAATCTTtagagagaaaattattttttgcaataaatacaacatttacatacacacacacacacacccatgtatAGAGAAATATATCATTCTCTCTCTGAGAttgtctatcatctatctatatcaCCTATCTATCCATAATTACGATGTTTCTCTATCCATTATCTCTCAACCATATTGTATTATATGTAGGTTTGTACATATGCTATCAGTTATATGTTGTTTTCTGGAACATACTCTTTGACTTACAGTTCTAAGATTTGTCcatattatataaatgtatttacaAATGtataagaaatgcaaataaaatatgttaatgtGCACATTTTTTAAAGCCATGCATTGTTCATAACACATTTCTGTcacattttgaagactccttaaaATGCAaggatttcagagttttttttttacaacaaaatatataTCCTAATTTCAGTCCCTACGAGGTTCCTGGAATTATATTCTGGCTATTATTCTATAATTTGCTAATGTATACTTGACTATTTTATCAGAAATTTTCACTGTACTTCTCAAATTCTAACTTGATTTTATTAAAGATGGTGAGGGAGTACCAtcataatttaaaatctttttttacttttatttaataaatataaatttccaaagtacaaaaataatttaaaatctttaaaaaattgcaccTTTCTCCTTTCTAACATTTTTGCCCACAAACTAATTTTagagaattatcagaaatttctctgttttgttgatcttttcttGAATAATATGAGAGATTTTAGATTTTATGCTTATAAAATAAGCAGTCCTTGCTAGTAcattatttaaagaattttttgctACAGTTTTAAATCAAATGAGTCTACTGAGTGTTTATTCCAGTGAATATCCCTGAGTTTTACAAGGGTTTGAGATAAGCTTGTAAAATTCTAGTAAAGGAAGCAACTCTGAATTCTGTAGTAGTGCGTCTGAATTTGGGCGATGAATCGTTTACTTCCCCACTGATTCAGCACAATTTGATAAGTTTGAAAGTTGTATGCCGACTCTCAGTTTATTGATagtatggtttttctttttttgtaacatctcttgatttatttgagaggcagaatggcatgcgtgcacacacacacacacgcccgcGCGCAGAAACTTCtaccactggctcacttctcaaattctGGGAATCAGATCCAGGTAGTCTGATGTGCAGCATGGGCATCTTAGCTGCCAGGTTAAACTTTCGACCGCTCCCAATAGCATGTTTCTAAAGATGCTGCAAACTGAATTCCCTGCTGTTCTGTCACTGTTTTCCTTCACTGCATACTAAAAGCGAACTTGAAGAAATTTCTCTCAGACACTTGTGTTATCACATTGAGAAGCTGGAACACATCTGATACTCATAGAATCGCTGCCCCTTGGAAACAGAGAGCTATACTTAGTTACAACATCATGGTTTATACATTGCATAATCTATTCCGGAACATTGATGGAGAATCTTTTCTGCTCTCTGCAGGCC is a window encoding:
- the LOC133767694 gene encoding olfactory receptor 6C2-like, which gives rise to MVAMRNHTTVTTFILLGLTDDPELQVLLFIFLFLMYVLSITGNTTIIVLTLTDSHLKSPMYFFLRNFSFLEISFTTVCVPRFLYSISTRDKTITYNACASQIFFIGLFGATEFFLLAAMSYDRYVAICKPLHYTTIMNTRVCLILVLCCWISGLVIIITPLGMGLQLEFCDSNTIDHFGCDASPLFKIACSDTWFIEQTVIFCAVLTFIITLIGVMLSYIFIIKTILRFPSAQQRRKAFSTCSSHMIVVSITYGSCIFIYIKPSAKEEVAINKGVSVLTTSVAPLLNPFIYTLRNKQVKQALDNTIKKIAFILYK